A window of the Cystobacter fuscus genome harbors these coding sequences:
- a CDS encoding ATP-binding protein, whose translation MSNPPPPNDNAGRDVASQDEPAGTPTARPGDGPPREGLARSPEPLALLEGMFTHSPMPFIIFDAGGHARLNNRAYREMFGAEPPPGYNLFEDKESERTGLTGFVRRAFRGEAIQAPTVWYDPNEHWELGVREARRAAISCTFFPLMGAGGDVSHVAIAFKDVTAEWVAREEAEAERDRLREVVAEKESLGKNLRMLEMLFQRSSIGVVFGMPDSQTLTWANPAFRRMHGYSPDDMEEMALEALFAPEERARLPELMRQVHAEGHVTWESVHLRHDGSRFPVMIEMTAVRDASGAILARGVTVQDISEHKRLEAERVAHLQRTAKLQEVTAAFSRALTPAEVARISASAGIELLGARAGGISLLSPDGTELIAVGTVGLGDDPVRQYSRIPMTAKIVPVDAVKTRRPIFCDSEADYLREYPDAARTDTFQGGTRTSLPLCVEDRVIGSMGFAYETWCPLSREERELQQALAHLCAQVLERTRLYAEQRRAEQRASFLAQVGTALMESLDYEATLTRIAQLAVPSIADWCTVNAIQDERSLGRIAAVHKDADKLPLIEELERRFSPNHHWDERYLMVLRQGRPRLVDVVDEAVLVGGAQDEEHLRLIRALGVSSCIMVPLITRGRPMGVISLMRSDPGQRYGPADLALAEELAGRAAMAIENALLYKEAQEAIRARDIFLGIASHELNTPLTSLKLNLHGLRRGLESLLPGVLAETVRVKFPPIQRQVDRLASLVRELLDVSRITEGRLKLEVGEVDLVAATREVATRCAEDAARAGCELRLDVPDPVVGEWDRLRLDQVLQNLLSNAIKYGHGQPVTVTVRADAASATVTVRDNGIGIATEAQARLFQKFERVASERNYSGFGLGLWIVKQILDAMGGTIQVESAPGRGATFSVVLPRT comes from the coding sequence GTGTCCAATCCGCCGCCCCCGAACGACAACGCCGGACGCGACGTGGCTTCCCAGGATGAGCCCGCGGGAACACCCACGGCCAGGCCGGGAGACGGCCCCCCGCGGGAGGGACTCGCACGGAGTCCCGAGCCGCTGGCGTTGCTGGAGGGAATGTTCACGCACTCCCCCATGCCCTTCATCATCTTCGATGCGGGCGGGCACGCGCGCCTGAACAACCGGGCCTATCGCGAGATGTTCGGGGCCGAACCGCCGCCCGGGTACAACCTCTTCGAGGACAAGGAGAGCGAACGGACGGGGCTGACCGGGTTCGTGCGCCGTGCCTTCCGAGGTGAGGCGATCCAGGCACCCACGGTCTGGTATGACCCCAACGAGCACTGGGAGCTCGGCGTGCGAGAGGCGCGGCGCGCGGCCATTTCCTGCACCTTCTTTCCCCTGATGGGCGCGGGCGGCGACGTGTCCCATGTGGCCATCGCCTTCAAGGACGTGACGGCGGAGTGGGTGGCACGAGAAGAAGCGGAAGCCGAGCGCGATCGGCTGCGCGAGGTGGTGGCGGAGAAGGAGTCCCTCGGCAAGAACCTCCGCATGTTGGAGATGCTCTTCCAACGCTCGTCCATTGGCGTCGTCTTCGGGATGCCAGATTCCCAGACGCTCACGTGGGCCAACCCGGCGTTCCGCCGGATGCATGGGTACTCCCCGGACGACATGGAGGAAATGGCGCTCGAGGCCCTCTTCGCGCCGGAGGAGCGGGCGCGGCTCCCCGAGCTCATGCGCCAGGTCCACGCAGAGGGGCACGTCACCTGGGAGTCCGTCCACCTGCGCCATGACGGAAGCCGCTTCCCCGTGATGATCGAGATGACGGCCGTGCGCGATGCCTCGGGGGCGATTCTCGCCCGCGGCGTGACCGTCCAGGACATCAGCGAGCACAAGCGACTGGAGGCCGAGCGCGTCGCGCACCTCCAGCGCACCGCGAAGCTGCAGGAAGTGACAGCCGCCTTCTCACGAGCCCTGACACCCGCCGAGGTGGCCCGCATCAGCGCTTCCGCGGGCATCGAGTTGCTCGGGGCGCGGGCGGGCGGGATCAGCCTTCTCAGCCCGGACGGCACGGAGCTCATCGCGGTGGGGACCGTGGGGTTGGGCGACGACCCGGTTCGCCAATACAGCCGCATTCCCATGACGGCGAAGATCGTGCCGGTGGACGCGGTGAAGACGCGGCGGCCCATCTTCTGTGACTCGGAGGCGGACTACCTGCGCGAGTACCCGGACGCCGCGCGGACCGACACCTTCCAGGGCGGTACCCGCACGAGCCTCCCCCTTTGCGTGGAGGATCGGGTGATCGGGTCGATGGGCTTCGCCTACGAGACATGGTGTCCCCTCTCCAGGGAGGAGCGCGAGTTGCAGCAGGCCCTGGCCCACCTGTGCGCCCAGGTCCTGGAACGGACCCGCCTCTACGCCGAGCAGCGACGGGCCGAGCAGCGCGCCAGCTTCCTCGCCCAGGTGGGCACCGCCCTCATGGAATCCCTGGACTACGAGGCCACGCTCACCCGCATCGCGCAACTGGCCGTTCCCTCCATCGCGGATTGGTGCACCGTCAACGCGATCCAGGACGAGCGGTCACTCGGCCGTATCGCCGCCGTCCACAAGGACGCCGACAAGTTGCCGCTCATCGAGGAACTGGAGCGCCGCTTCTCCCCCAACCACCACTGGGATGAGCGCTACCTGATGGTGTTGCGGCAGGGACGGCCCCGTCTCGTCGATGTGGTGGATGAGGCGGTGCTGGTGGGGGGTGCTCAGGACGAGGAGCACCTGCGCCTGATTCGAGCCCTGGGCGTGAGCTCCTGCATCATGGTTCCGCTCATCACCCGAGGCAGGCCGATGGGCGTGATTTCGCTGATGCGGTCGGATCCGGGACAGCGCTATGGCCCGGCCGACCTCGCGCTCGCGGAGGAGTTGGCCGGGCGCGCCGCCATGGCGATCGAGAATGCCCTTCTCTACAAGGAAGCCCAGGAGGCGATCCGCGCCCGGGATATCTTCCTCGGCATCGCCTCCCACGAGCTGAACACCCCCCTGACCTCCCTCAAGCTGAATCTCCATGGACTGCGGCGCGGCCTGGAGTCGCTGCTGCCCGGTGTGCTCGCGGAGACGGTCCGCGTGAAGTTCCCGCCCATCCAGCGCCAGGTGGACCGGCTCGCCAGCCTCGTGCGGGAACTGCTGGACGTGTCGCGTATCACCGAGGGGCGGCTGAAACTGGAGGTGGGGGAGGTGGACCTCGTCGCCGCGACCCGAGAGGTGGCCACGCGCTGCGCGGAGGACGCGGCCCGAGCGGGCTGCGAGCTGCGACTGGACGTCCCCGACCCGGTGGTGGGCGAGTGGGACCGGCTGCGGCTGGATCAGGTGCTCCAGAACCTGCTGTCCAATGCCATCAAGTACGGCCATGGCCAGCCCGTGACGGTGACGGTACGCGCCGACGCGGCCTCGGCCACGGTGACGGTGCGCGACAACGGCATCGGCATCGCGACCGAGGCGCAGGCCCGCCTCTTCCAGAAGTTCGAGCGCGTGGCCAGTGAGCGCAACTACAGCGGCTTCGGGCTGGGCCTGTGGATCGTGAAGCAGATCCTCGATGCCATGGGGGGCACCATCCAGGTGGAGAGCGCACCCGGGCGCGGCGCCACCTTCTCCGTTGTCCTGCCGCGCACCTGA
- a CDS encoding DUF417 family protein has translation MPNLGDGSSGFPYLSARGRLVIKDAIMLGAALVTMTDSARVALARRAPPIRPG, from the coding sequence GTGCCGAACCTCGGTGACGGCTCATCCGGCTTCCCCTACCTGAGCGCGCGGGGCCGCCTCGTCATCAAGGATGCCATCATGCTGGGGGCGGCACTCGTCACCATGACGGACTCCGCGCGCGTCGCGCTTGCCCGGCGCGCCCCGCCCATCCGTCCCGGCTGA
- a CDS encoding RNA polymerase sigma factor, which translates to MSQPSAETLPFLGWVSELARTQVHSLTRIARHEGLSAEDALDAIQEAFHTYLLLPHARSLSDDHEDSRALLAVLVRNAARNMRRRHHRAMPHEDVDTARELSAPQPTADELLVLAEDHVKLRGCVNKLNQVQRHVVTMRMLEEVSGAEVARELSLTPGHVAVLLHRAKAELQRCVMS; encoded by the coding sequence ATGAGCCAGCCTTCAGCAGAAACCCTTCCCTTCCTCGGTTGGGTATCCGAACTCGCGCGGACGCAGGTGCACTCCCTGACGCGCATCGCTCGCCACGAAGGGCTGTCCGCCGAGGATGCGCTCGATGCCATCCAGGAGGCCTTCCACACCTACCTCCTGCTGCCCCACGCACGCTCCTTGTCGGACGACCACGAGGATTCGCGGGCATTGCTTGCGGTGTTGGTGCGCAACGCGGCGCGCAACATGCGCCGGCGCCACCACCGCGCGATGCCCCACGAAGACGTGGACACGGCGCGGGAGCTCTCCGCGCCGCAGCCCACGGCGGACGAGCTGCTCGTGCTCGCCGAGGACCACGTGAAGCTCCGGGGCTGCGTGAACAAGCTCAACCAGGTGCAGCGTCACGTGGTCACGATGCGCATGCTGGAAGAGGTGAGCGGCGCGGAGGTGGCGCGCGAGCTCTCCCTGACGCCGGGTCACGTGGCCGTGCTGCTGCACCGGGCGAAGGCGGAGTTGCAACGCTGCGTGATGTCTTGA
- a CDS encoding LysR family transcriptional regulator — MKRNRTKNTRSPQWDDLKIFLAISRDGSLVGAARAMGLTQPTMGRRLQSLEKLVGCKLLRRTSDGYVLTDEGMAVLAHAERMEEEALAFERQLAARNGELEGTLRVSASDWLASRVLAPVIARLQQKHSRMMVELSTDPRLLRLDRRETDLVFCFNRFEQAHVVQRQLTHVHYGVYASRAYLEQRGMPHPSTGGAGHCLITMDAALSHQADVVWLTGRLPKARIMGRSTSRDVQARMCTEGGGIAVLPLQVAESTPGLERVDLGEPPPGRDVWMGYHRDFRHHPRLRALIDAAEAALLLEPPKIMKRILPSRGS; from the coding sequence ATGAAACGAAATCGCACGAAGAACACACGAAGCCCGCAGTGGGATGATCTCAAGATCTTCCTCGCCATCTCGAGAGATGGCTCGCTGGTAGGTGCGGCGCGGGCCATGGGGCTGACGCAACCCACGATGGGCCGCCGGCTCCAGTCGCTGGAGAAGCTCGTGGGCTGCAAGTTGTTGAGGCGTACCTCCGACGGGTACGTCCTGACGGATGAGGGCATGGCGGTGTTGGCTCACGCCGAGCGCATGGAAGAGGAGGCCCTGGCCTTCGAGCGCCAGCTCGCCGCGCGTAACGGTGAACTCGAGGGGACCCTGCGTGTCTCCGCCTCGGATTGGCTCGCCAGCCGTGTCCTGGCGCCCGTCATCGCCCGGCTCCAGCAGAAGCATTCGCGCATGATGGTGGAGCTCAGTACGGATCCCCGTCTATTGCGCCTCGACCGGCGGGAAACCGACCTTGTCTTTTGCTTCAACCGTTTCGAGCAGGCCCATGTGGTGCAGAGGCAGCTCACGCACGTTCACTACGGGGTCTATGCCTCGCGCGCCTACCTGGAGCAGCGAGGGATGCCGCATCCGTCCACGGGGGGCGCGGGTCATTGTTTGATTACCATGGATGCGGCGCTCAGCCACCAGGCGGATGTCGTCTGGCTCACGGGGCGGCTGCCCAAGGCACGCATCATGGGGCGCAGTACCAGCCGCGACGTGCAGGCGCGGATGTGCACCGAGGGAGGAGGAATCGCGGTGCTACCTCTTCAGGTGGCGGAGTCCACTCCCGGCCTGGAGCGGGTGGATCTCGGCGAGCCGCCTCCCGGTCGGGATGTCTGGATGGGCTACCATCGAGACTTTCGACACCATCCCCGGCTGCGGGCACTGATCGACGCCGCCGAGGCCGCCCTCCTGCTCGAGCCTCCCAAGATCATGAAAAGGATTTTGCCGTCCCGGGGGTCGTGA
- a CDS encoding M20/M25/M40 family metallo-hydrolase: MSRSPIRLAFVALLGFVCACSPTKEAPSKKTLSNDGLEQLQRYIDERLFDDLSKFVAVQTYRGADLSEAQVVANIQQLQQELQLQTQQFNATQQVHKLVPFEWKKTINGREYWLFGVRVGSGPRRVALSSHLDTVPAGSQDSWAPFTLVKEQRLYLGTEQEFYVGRGSIDDKGPALVAFNVLKAVARQFDGDPRLDRVTLEVIFDTSEETDMAMPYYLEDKPEENPNLGVIFDGIWCVRAEKGMERPVFTIKRGTAAPTGVWIESLNTPQGPVNQIPDSAIAVIRSDSAGALQSFAQQVSSLYQAYGFDDPAYHRAQLTVDTSGLADNRLVLTTKVSGAQHASTPDENREGGANPLVSLANFLSAQVGTHLARNEVSELIRFISWSWGTQVFGEHHPDLLLSNDEVFTAGNGTTYAVTRFYTNPAGAPDIAARVEVDVRYALGHNSVAWDGKTEGLVGGKGTPSRFQEILTRLLGQFPAEAGYTLAFQTTTLFPPDVRLTTGQTFQRVSSAYEQLLGEQCPTVAVGGATNAKGNTHLIAAGALFTKKLGPPINFHGINEGAPVEDLRKSANILYNLLTDEVEGAAKASSTVRPLFTPMRVTPDFH; this comes from the coding sequence ATGTCTAGATCTCCCATCCGACTCGCCTTCGTGGCGCTCCTAGGGTTTGTGTGCGCGTGTAGCCCGACAAAAGAGGCGCCGTCGAAGAAGACGCTGTCGAACGATGGACTCGAACAGCTCCAGCGCTACATCGACGAACGGTTGTTCGATGACCTCTCGAAGTTCGTCGCGGTCCAGACCTACCGCGGAGCGGACCTGTCCGAGGCCCAGGTCGTGGCCAACATCCAGCAGCTCCAGCAGGAGTTGCAGCTCCAGACCCAGCAGTTCAATGCGACGCAGCAGGTCCACAAGCTCGTCCCCTTCGAGTGGAAGAAGACGATCAATGGCCGCGAGTACTGGCTCTTCGGCGTGCGCGTGGGCTCCGGGCCACGTCGGGTCGCGCTGAGCAGCCATCTGGACACGGTGCCCGCTGGGAGCCAGGACAGTTGGGCGCCCTTCACGCTCGTGAAGGAGCAGCGGCTCTATCTGGGCACGGAGCAGGAGTTCTACGTCGGCCGCGGCTCCATCGACGACAAGGGCCCCGCCCTCGTCGCATTCAACGTCCTGAAGGCCGTGGCCCGGCAGTTCGACGGCGACCCCAGACTCGACCGCGTCACCCTGGAGGTCATCTTCGACACCTCGGAGGAGACCGACATGGCGATGCCCTACTACCTGGAAGACAAGCCGGAGGAGAACCCGAACCTGGGGGTCATCTTCGACGGCATCTGGTGCGTGCGCGCCGAGAAGGGAATGGAGCGCCCCGTCTTCACCATCAAGCGCGGGACCGCGGCGCCCACGGGCGTGTGGATTGAATCGCTCAACACCCCCCAGGGGCCCGTCAACCAGATTCCCGACTCGGCCATCGCCGTCATCCGCTCGGACTCGGCGGGGGCACTCCAGAGCTTCGCCCAGCAGGTGTCGTCCCTGTACCAGGCCTATGGGTTCGACGACCCCGCCTATCACCGGGCCCAGCTGACCGTGGATACGTCGGGACTGGCCGACAACCGCCTCGTGCTCACCACCAAGGTGAGCGGTGCGCAGCATGCCTCGACGCCGGATGAGAACCGGGAGGGGGGCGCCAACCCGCTGGTCTCCCTGGCCAACTTCTTGAGCGCCCAGGTGGGCACACACCTGGCACGCAATGAAGTCAGCGAGCTGATCCGTTTCATCTCCTGGAGCTGGGGCACCCAGGTCTTCGGCGAGCACCACCCGGACCTGCTGCTGAGCAACGATGAGGTCTTCACGGCGGGTAACGGGACGACGTATGCCGTGACCCGCTTCTACACGAACCCCGCGGGCGCTCCCGACATCGCCGCGCGGGTAGAGGTCGACGTCCGCTATGCCCTCGGCCACAACAGCGTGGCCTGGGATGGCAAGACCGAGGGCCTGGTCGGAGGCAAGGGAACGCCCAGCCGCTTCCAGGAAATCCTCACGCGGTTGCTGGGGCAATTCCCCGCCGAGGCCGGTTACACCCTCGCCTTCCAGACGACGACCTTGTTTCCGCCCGACGTCCGGCTGACGACGGGCCAGACGTTCCAGCGCGTCAGCTCGGCGTACGAGCAACTCCTCGGCGAGCAGTGTCCGACAGTGGCGGTGGGTGGCGCGACGAATGCCAAGGGCAATACGCACCTGATCGCCGCCGGCGCGCTGTTCACCAAGAAGCTGGGGCCGCCCATCAACTTCCACGGCATCAACGAGGGCGCTCCGGTCGAGGATCTGCGCAAGAGCGCCAACATCCTCTACAACCTGTTGACGGATGAGGTGGAAGGAGCCGCGAAGGCCTCGTCCACCGTCCGGCCCCTCTTCACGCCGATGCGCGTCACGCCGGACTTCCACTAG
- a CDS encoding TauD/TfdA dioxygenase family protein has protein sequence MKIQEGFINGVGALVDKVDVRRFGNEEARELRENVLYRRRFILFRGQKLSTTEYIDFARKLGTPQVYLQDNYHHPEHPEIFISSNVSINSRKMGVSRTGYYWHTDCSFQQQPLSLTMLYPRILPEGRRETLFIDMPSVLERLPMGLRQRLEGRDAWHGGNGRYKVREEDIGKPLHELIEAEARLAPPVRHPSIIQHPLTQERSLYVNEGFTQRIDGYAADESSALLADVFAFIARPEHVITHEWEEGDILVWDNRTLLHRSGASPRHEAQMIYRIGLYDGHPFYSPKD, from the coding sequence ATGAAGATACAAGAAGGGTTCATCAACGGCGTGGGCGCGCTGGTTGACAAGGTGGACGTTCGAAGGTTCGGTAACGAGGAGGCGCGCGAGCTCCGCGAGAACGTGCTCTACCGGCGGCGCTTCATCCTCTTTCGTGGTCAGAAGCTCTCCACCACCGAGTACATCGACTTCGCCCGGAAGCTCGGAACTCCCCAGGTCTACCTGCAAGACAACTATCACCACCCCGAGCACCCGGAGATCTTCATCTCCTCCAATGTCTCGATCAATAGCAGGAAGATGGGGGTGTCCAGGACGGGCTACTACTGGCACACGGACTGCTCCTTTCAGCAGCAGCCCCTGTCATTGACGATGCTCTACCCGCGAATCCTTCCCGAGGGCCGCCGGGAGACGCTGTTCATCGACATGCCCTCCGTCCTGGAGCGGCTGCCCATGGGGCTTCGGCAGCGGCTCGAGGGCCGTGACGCCTGGCACGGCGGCAACGGGCGCTACAAGGTCCGGGAGGAGGACATCGGCAAGCCCCTCCATGAGCTCATCGAGGCCGAAGCCAGACTCGCACCGCCCGTTCGCCATCCCAGCATCATCCAGCATCCCCTCACCCAGGAGCGGTCGCTCTACGTCAACGAGGGGTTCACCCAGCGCATCGATGGCTATGCGGCGGACGAGAGTTCGGCGCTGCTCGCGGACGTCTTCGCCTTCATCGCCAGGCCCGAGCACGTCATCACGCATGAGTGGGAAGAGGGCGACATCCTCGTCTGGGACAATCGCACCCTGCTCCACCGCTCTGGCGCGAGCCCGCGGCACGAAGCGCAGATGATCTACCGGATTGGTCTCTACGACGGTCACCCCTTCTACTCCCCCAAGGATTGA
- a CDS encoding tellurite resistance TerB family protein yields MSREYPQEQLMAFVQAMANVAASDGRVTEDERQQLDEVVMGMGLSPSDEEVAALIEREFQKPSRLTDIVSKIEIRELRASLLRMIVEVACADGEIANEERASVKEAAGAFGLDVSVADELIDWTLASIKLEQREREIMAKLL; encoded by the coding sequence ATGTCGCGCGAGTACCCCCAGGAGCAACTGATGGCGTTCGTCCAGGCCATGGCCAACGTGGCGGCGAGCGATGGCCGCGTCACCGAGGACGAGCGCCAGCAGCTCGATGAGGTGGTGATGGGCATGGGCCTGTCGCCCAGCGACGAGGAGGTCGCCGCGCTCATCGAGCGGGAATTCCAGAAGCCCAGTCGCCTCACCGACATCGTCAGCAAGATCGAGATCCGCGAGCTGCGCGCCTCCCTCCTGCGCATGATCGTCGAGGTGGCGTGCGCCGACGGGGAGATCGCGAACGAGGAGCGTGCGTCGGTGAAGGAGGCCGCTGGTGCCTTCGGTCTCGATGTATCTGTCGCCGACGAACTCATCGACTGGACGCTCGCCTCGATCAAGCTCGAGCAGCGCGAGCGCGAGATCATGGCGAAGCTGCTCTAG
- a CDS encoding DUF417 family protein — translation MYAFERVLRLAAGAERFGMTMLRLGLVTVLLWIGGLKAFPYEADGIVPFVANSPVMSFFYSAPPSEYRAHMNKEDDSRVVGAEPR, via the coding sequence ATGTACGCATTCGAGCGGGTGTTGAGATTGGCCGCTGGAGCCGAGCGGTTCGGAATGACGATGTTGCGGCTGGGCCTGGTGACGGTCCTGCTGTGGATTGGAGGCCTGAAGGCCTTCCCCTACGAGGCCGACGGCATCGTGCCCTTCGTCGCCAACAGCCCGGTGATGAGCTTCTTCTACAGCGCTCCGCCGTCCGAGTACCGCGCCCACATGAACAAGGAAGACGACTCCCGAGTCGTGGGTGCCGAACCTCGGTGA
- a CDS encoding flavin monoamine oxidase family protein, which produces MMKRRYWLSSLLMVVLAIQSCSGRNPEPPSPPSRDAPVVIVGAGLTGLTLAYELNKAGINSLLVEAAPRLGGRVQTITFPDGATAEAHMEEFFERSPAVALLRELNLPLSEDVAHSSVRLDGQIHPYQGEGERDTYLAGIFNEGERAAFLRWNAKAWNLYSQLHASHEAGTPLTPELEALMHISFAEFIARDELPHKVGEWIRVTLEPELAIEWDKISALDGLDEMRLFLDSPEGFGEKNYHVLGGNTLFTEGLAAHLRPGQLMTQARVTAIEQTDSGVKVRVLQDDRQFLDITGRMVVVTVPVHLLGRIQFSPSLSPEKRQAIQTTRMGSYVKVHFRVAPEASPLWEVNGENVLTLLSDSPAGTIYDVSEIQENEQTPRDRVLTLLLHARFARDVMNLPADEMREKSAEALDNLFPGVRQHIRSAELFVYPQAVAYWPLELGRSRFDALANELRRPQGRLYIGGDTTENSHSEGAVIAGLRIARQIIERRGELGERVDSPRAAAQ; this is translated from the coding sequence ATGATGAAGAGAAGGTATTGGCTCTCATCCCTGTTGATGGTGGTTCTCGCCATCCAATCCTGTTCGGGCAGGAACCCGGAGCCCCCCTCGCCCCCCTCGAGGGACGCCCCCGTCGTCATCGTCGGCGCGGGTCTGACGGGGCTGACCCTGGCCTACGAACTGAACAAGGCGGGCATCAACTCACTGCTCGTCGAGGCGGCTCCGCGCCTGGGCGGCCGCGTCCAGACGATCACCTTCCCCGACGGTGCCACCGCCGAGGCTCACATGGAGGAGTTCTTCGAGCGCAGCCCCGCGGTGGCGCTACTGCGGGAGCTCAACCTCCCCTTGAGCGAGGACGTCGCCCACTCGTCCGTGCGGCTCGATGGGCAGATCCATCCCTACCAAGGGGAGGGAGAGCGCGACACGTACCTCGCGGGGATCTTCAACGAAGGGGAGCGCGCGGCGTTCCTCCGGTGGAACGCCAAGGCCTGGAACCTCTACTCCCAGTTGCACGCCAGTCATGAGGCGGGAACGCCACTGACACCGGAGTTGGAGGCGCTCATGCACATCAGCTTCGCGGAGTTCATCGCCCGCGACGAACTTCCGCACAAGGTCGGTGAGTGGATCCGCGTCACGCTGGAGCCCGAGCTCGCCATCGAGTGGGACAAGATCTCCGCGCTCGACGGGCTCGACGAGATGCGCCTCTTCCTGGATTCACCGGAGGGGTTTGGCGAGAAGAACTACCACGTCCTCGGTGGCAACACGCTTTTCACCGAGGGGCTCGCCGCCCACCTGCGTCCCGGCCAGCTCATGACCCAGGCCCGCGTCACCGCCATCGAGCAGACGGACTCGGGCGTGAAGGTGCGGGTCCTCCAGGATGACCGCCAGTTCCTCGACATCACCGGGCGGATGGTGGTGGTCACCGTGCCGGTCCATCTCCTGGGGAGGATCCAGTTCTCGCCTTCGCTCAGCCCCGAGAAGCGGCAGGCCATCCAGACAACGAGGATGGGGAGCTACGTCAAGGTGCACTTCCGTGTCGCGCCCGAGGCGTCCCCATTGTGGGAGGTGAATGGTGAGAACGTCCTGACGCTGCTCTCGGACTCGCCGGCCGGTACCATCTACGACGTGTCGGAGATCCAGGAAAACGAGCAGACGCCTCGGGACCGCGTCCTCACCCTGCTCCTGCACGCCCGGTTCGCGCGCGATGTCATGAACCTGCCGGCCGACGAGATGCGCGAGAAGAGCGCGGAGGCCCTCGACAATCTCTTCCCGGGTGTCCGCCAGCACATCCGTTCCGCGGAGCTCTTCGTCTACCCGCAGGCGGTGGCCTACTGGCCCCTGGAGCTCGGGCGCTCCCGCTTCGATGCCCTCGCGAACGAGCTGCGCCGTCCCCAGGGCCGCCTCTACATCGGAGGCGACACGACGGAGAACAGCCACTCGGAAGGCGCCGTCATCGCCGGGCTCCGGATCGCGCGGCAGATCATCGAGCGTCGGGGCGAGCTGGGGGAGCGAGTGGATTCTCCCCGGGCCGCCGCGCAGTAG